From the genome of Gemmatimonadota bacterium, one region includes:
- the pnp gene encoding polyribonucleotide nucleotidyltransferase encodes MKTTKSVRIGSAELSFETGHVAKQASGSVMARYGDTVVLVTAQASGKDDPGRGFLPLTVEYREKFYAAGKIPGGFFKREARPSEKEILTCRMIDRPIRPLFSKGWSQETQVIAYVLSADQENDSDIVALTGASMALCLSDIPFDGPLGAVRIGRVDGEFIVNPTFEQREEADLILAVAGKKDSIVMVEGGAQEVEESVVVEALQLAFDEIQKLIGLQEEMLATGVGHDKVEFTAPAPSEELTAAVHEAVGGKIHEANLNQEKKTRSEAVSAVRAEVMEALAEQFPEDGSHIRTVVSAMEKEDLRLAVLDEERRADGRGLKDIRPISCEVGVLPRPHGSALFTRGETQALVVTTLGTTTDEQKIDALEGATYKSYMLHYNFPPFCVGEVRRMFSTSRREVGHGALAERALEPVIPSDEIFPYTVRLVSEVTESNGSSSMASVCGGSLALMDAAVPIKTPVAGIAMGLIGEGDRYAVLSDILGVEDHLGDMDFKVTGSRDGITALQMDNKLGGIPFSVLEQALMQARDGRIHILDKMSEALEAPREELSEFAPRILQLSINPKKIRDIIGPGGKMIRSICEETGANIDVDDDGSVKISSVDRAAGQAALQRVKDIVTDPELNATYTGKVRRIEPFGAFVEILPGRDGLVHISELDRERVNEVTDIVKEGDVLTVKVIGIDDSGKVRLSRKAVIMEEAGEEYVPSTRGPRRDSRGPRRRGPVGARR; translated from the coding sequence ATGAAAACCACGAAGTCTGTGCGTATCGGGAGCGCGGAGCTCTCGTTTGAGACCGGGCATGTGGCCAAGCAGGCCAGCGGTTCGGTGATGGCTCGTTACGGCGATACGGTGGTCCTTGTGACTGCCCAGGCCTCCGGCAAGGATGATCCCGGCCGGGGTTTTCTTCCGCTCACGGTCGAGTACCGGGAGAAGTTCTACGCAGCCGGGAAGATCCCCGGCGGCTTCTTCAAGCGGGAGGCGCGGCCGAGTGAGAAGGAGATTCTCACCTGCCGCATGATCGATCGTCCCATCCGTCCCCTCTTCAGCAAGGGCTGGAGCCAGGAGACGCAGGTGATCGCCTATGTCCTTTCCGCCGATCAGGAAAATGACTCGGACATCGTTGCCCTGACTGGGGCGTCCATGGCGCTCTGCCTGTCGGATATCCCGTTCGACGGTCCGCTTGGGGCGGTCCGAATCGGGCGCGTGGACGGTGAGTTCATCGTCAACCCCACCTTTGAGCAACGGGAAGAGGCAGACCTCATCCTGGCCGTGGCAGGGAAGAAGGACTCCATTGTCATGGTGGAAGGTGGCGCGCAGGAAGTGGAAGAGAGCGTCGTGGTCGAGGCTCTTCAGCTTGCCTTCGACGAAATCCAGAAGCTCATCGGGCTTCAGGAAGAGATGCTGGCCACCGGTGTGGGGCACGACAAGGTGGAGTTCACTGCCCCGGCGCCTTCGGAGGAACTGACTGCCGCGGTCCACGAGGCCGTGGGCGGGAAGATCCACGAGGCCAACCTGAACCAGGAGAAGAAGACGCGCTCGGAGGCCGTCTCCGCCGTTCGCGCAGAGGTGATGGAAGCCCTTGCGGAACAGTTCCCGGAAGATGGGTCGCACATTCGCACGGTCGTCTCCGCGATGGAGAAGGAGGACCTGCGTCTTGCGGTTCTGGACGAAGAGAGGCGCGCGGACGGTCGAGGTCTGAAGGACATCCGGCCGATCTCGTGCGAGGTGGGTGTGCTTCCGCGTCCGCACGGATCGGCGCTCTTTACGCGGGGCGAGACTCAGGCGCTGGTTGTGACCACCCTTGGAACCACGACCGACGAACAGAAGATCGATGCGCTGGAAGGGGCCACCTACAAGAGCTACATGCTCCACTACAACTTCCCGCCGTTCTGCGTCGGAGAAGTGCGCCGTATGTTCAGCACCAGTCGCCGGGAAGTCGGCCACGGTGCGCTGGCGGAGCGGGCACTGGAGCCGGTGATTCCCAGCGATGAGATCTTCCCCTACACCGTGCGTCTGGTGTCGGAGGTCACGGAGTCGAACGGTTCGTCTTCGATGGCGAGCGTCTGCGGAGGCTCGCTGGCTCTCATGGACGCGGCCGTTCCGATCAAGACTCCGGTGGCGGGGATTGCCATGGGGCTGATCGGCGAAGGAGATCGGTACGCCGTGCTGAGTGACATCCTCGGGGTGGAAGACCACCTCGGCGACATGGACTTCAAGGTCACGGGTTCGCGGGATGGCATCACAGCCCTCCAGATGGACAACAAGCTCGGGGGGATTCCTTTCTCCGTGCTGGAGCAAGCCTTGATGCAGGCCCGCGACGGTCGTATCCACATTCTCGACAAGATGTCCGAAGCGTTGGAGGCTCCGCGCGAGGAACTCAGTGAGTTTGCCCCGCGCATCCTGCAGCTCTCGATCAACCCGAAGAAGATCCGCGACATCATCGGCCCCGGCGGGAAGATGATTCGCAGCATCTGCGAGGAGACCGGCGCAAACATCGATGTCGATGATGACGGCTCGGTGAAGATCTCGTCGGTGGATCGTGCGGCCGGACAGGCTGCGCTCCAGCGGGTGAAGGACATCGTGACGGACCCGGAACTGAATGCCACCTACACCGGCAAGGTTCGTCGCATCGAGCCTTTCGGGGCGTTCGTGGAAATCCTCCCGGGACGCGATGGACTGGTTCACATCTCCGAGCTGGATCGGGAGCGTGTGAATGAGGTGACGGACATCGTGAAGGAAGGCGATGTGCTGACGGTCAAGGTCATTGGCATCGACGACTCCGGCAAGGTCCGGCTGTCCCGGAAGGCCGTGATCATGGAGGAGGCGGGCGAGGAGTATGTCCCGTCGACTCGTGGCCCCCGGCGCGATTCGCGAGGACCGCGACGCCGTGGCCCGGTGGGCGCTCGTCGCTGA
- a CDS encoding translation initiation factor IF-2, with protein sequence SFLVMPSDREARDMARRRQMVLREQARRSQTHTTLENLFERIQEGTARELRAIVKGDVDGSVEAVADSLEKLSTEDVHIQIIHRGAGAITESDVLLAAASDAIILGFHVKPDPTAAGAVKREGVDCRSYGVIYEAVEDVRAAMEGLLEPEVVRKQVGRAEVRQIFRVPKLGAIAGSMVLSGEVRRKAGVLVIREGETLHEGAVASLRRFKDDVAEVKNGFECGIGVEGFPGLQEGDILEVFEDVKVARRL encoded by the coding sequence TCTTTCCTGGTGATGCCGTCGGATCGCGAGGCCAGAGACATGGCCCGTCGTCGCCAGATGGTTCTTCGTGAGCAGGCCCGCCGCAGCCAGACGCACACGACCCTGGAGAACCTCTTCGAGAGGATTCAAGAGGGGACTGCCCGGGAACTTCGCGCGATCGTGAAGGGAGATGTGGACGGTTCCGTGGAAGCGGTTGCGGACTCGCTGGAGAAGCTCTCCACCGAAGATGTCCACATCCAGATCATTCACCGTGGAGCCGGGGCGATCACCGAGTCGGATGTTCTTCTCGCGGCGGCCTCCGACGCCATCATCCTCGGATTCCATGTGAAGCCGGATCCCACCGCCGCCGGGGCCGTCAAGCGCGAGGGCGTGGACTGCCGGTCCTACGGCGTGATCTACGAAGCAGTGGAAGATGTCCGCGCTGCCATGGAGGGGCTCCTGGAGCCGGAGGTCGTTCGCAAGCAAGTCGGTCGTGCCGAGGTCCGCCAGATCTTCCGTGTCCCGAAGCTGGGCGCGATTGCCGGGTCTATGGTGCTGTCCGGAGAGGTTCGCAGGAAGGCGGGCGTTCTCGTGATCCGGGAAGGCGAGACTCTCCACGAGGGGGCCGTGGCTTCGCTCCGACGCTTCAAGGACGATGTCGCCGAGGTCAAGAACGGGTTTGAGTGCGGCATCGGCGTGGAGGGTTTCCCCGGGCTTCAGGAGGGGGATATCCTGGAGGTCTTCGAAGATGTAAAGGTTGCGCGACGCCTTTGA
- the rpsO gene encoding 30S ribosomal protein S15, which yields MTLSRDAKADVIQKHQKHEQDSGSPEVQIALLTERITYLTGHFQNHKKDHHSRRGLLKLVGRRRRLLDYLKANKIERYRAVLKELGLRK from the coding sequence ATGACGCTGTCGAGGGATGCCAAAGCGGATGTTATCCAGAAGCACCAGAAGCACGAGCAAGACTCGGGCTCACCAGAGGTGCAGATCGCTCTCTTGACAGAGCGGATCACTTACCTGACCGGTCACTTCCAGAATCACAAGAAGGACCACCATTCGCGTAGAGGACTCCTGAAGCTCGTCGGGCGCCGTCGTCGCCTACTCGACTACCTGAAAGCGAATAAGATCGAGCGCTATCGCGCCGTTCTGAAAGAGCTGGGTCTCCGAAAGTAG
- a CDS encoding DUF503 domain-containing protein produces MSLQIDFRLPESDSLKAKRKVIRSLRDRIRARYPVAVAEVGSQDLRARAELGVAAVGAEGGKLTTVLDAIVRLVESEPGVLVVSMDRQDHGTGEYGQW; encoded by the coding sequence ATGAGTCTGCAAATCGATTTCCGTCTACCGGAGAGCGATTCCCTGAAGGCGAAGCGAAAGGTGATTCGCAGTCTGCGTGACCGAATTCGCGCGCGTTATCCTGTGGCGGTTGCGGAAGTGGGGAGCCAGGACCTCCGTGCGAGAGCAGAGCTGGGGGTTGCGGCGGTGGGAGCGGAGGGCGGAAAGCTCACGACCGTGCTGGACGCGATCGTCCGCCTTGTGGAATCCGAACCCGGAGTTCTGGTGGTGAGCATGGACCGCCAGGACCATGGCACCGGTGAATACGGACAGTGGTGA
- a CDS encoding TrkA family potassium uptake protein yields MAWDALDRPPRASRCQDCGHPVGCAAGGVPEGGVMSKKVAVIGLGRFGLSTAQEVMDLGGEVLVIDRDPSAMARYESRFSVGVVMDARDRKALASQGLEEMDAVVMAIGEDFESSILVTQLLKELGCSQIIARGKTETHGKILRKVGAHEVVFPEDLTGRRVARKIHHPGLVGYADLVGGYALASIPAPEEAVGRCPLDGDFPGRPRTSVLLVRKMDRSGGKSLKIPAAETVVETGDILIMMGLPEDLEKWSGKWRA; encoded by the coding sequence ATTGCGTGGGATGCGCTTGACCGGCCACCGCGTGCGTCGCGTTGCCAGGATTGTGGACACCCGGTAGGATGCGCGGCAGGGGGAGTCCCGGAAGGAGGGGTCATGTCGAAAAAGGTGGCGGTGATCGGACTGGGGCGTTTCGGCCTGTCCACGGCGCAGGAAGTGATGGATCTGGGCGGAGAAGTGCTCGTGATCGATCGGGATCCCTCCGCGATGGCGCGCTATGAGTCCAGGTTTTCGGTGGGCGTCGTGATGGATGCCAGGGACCGCAAGGCGCTGGCCTCTCAGGGTCTGGAAGAAATGGACGCGGTGGTCATGGCCATCGGAGAGGACTTCGAGTCGAGCATTCTCGTCACGCAGCTTCTCAAGGAGCTCGGGTGCTCGCAGATCATCGCGCGTGGAAAGACGGAGACCCACGGGAAGATCCTCCGCAAGGTCGGAGCCCATGAGGTGGTGTTCCCCGAGGATCTGACGGGACGGCGGGTGGCCCGGAAGATCCATCACCCCGGACTGGTGGGGTATGCGGATCTTGTGGGAGGTTACGCGTTGGCGAGCATCCCCGCGCCTGAGGAGGCGGTGGGCCGGTGCCCGCTGGATGGGGATTTCCCCGGACGGCCCCGGACCTCCGTGCTTCTGGTGAGAAAGATGGACCGGAGTGGAGGGAAGTCTCTGAAGATCCCCGCAGCGGAGACCGTAGTCGAGACGGGAGACATTCTGATCATGATGGGGCTGCCCGAGGATCTGGAGAAGTGGTCCGGGAAGTGGAGGGCGTGA
- a CDS encoding bifunctional oligoribonuclease/PAP phosphatase NrnA: MTRKVLEFVQEYDGFRILAHRDPDGDSLGSQLGLANILRATNKSCEVLVHGPLPASYDFLPGVDQVLESPAGRMPDGHAVIVLDSTSPERLGPLQSAVEEGVPLLNIDHHPDNTRFGNVAWVDPTAAATAQLIAELASAASLPVSPGAAFCLYTGLLTDTGRFTFSNTDARALEVAAGLVRHGADPRGIATQIYERLPAAGVRLLGKALDSLEVTGDGRVGVLLVTRKMLAETGASTQDSEGFATFARSIRGVRVGLFLRETVEGDVKVSFRSNEGVQIDGLAGRFGGGGHAAAAGARIPGPIEEAKEVLLQAIKAHLDGADS, encoded by the coding sequence ATGACGCGTAAGGTTCTGGAGTTTGTGCAGGAGTACGACGGCTTCCGGATCCTGGCACACCGGGATCCCGACGGGGATTCGCTGGGGAGTCAGTTGGGGCTGGCGAACATTCTGCGGGCCACGAACAAGTCGTGTGAGGTCTTGGTCCACGGCCCGCTTCCCGCTTCCTACGATTTTCTCCCGGGCGTGGACCAGGTGCTGGAATCTCCCGCAGGGCGGATGCCGGACGGGCATGCAGTGATCGTCCTGGACTCCACATCACCGGAACGCCTCGGACCGCTCCAGAGCGCGGTGGAAGAGGGTGTGCCGCTTCTCAACATCGATCACCATCCGGACAATACGCGGTTTGGTAATGTGGCCTGGGTAGATCCCACGGCGGCTGCAACCGCACAGCTGATCGCGGAGCTGGCGAGCGCAGCCTCTCTTCCGGTCAGCCCGGGTGCGGCGTTCTGCCTGTACACGGGACTCCTCACGGACACCGGTCGCTTCACCTTCTCGAACACGGATGCCCGGGCGCTGGAGGTGGCCGCGGGACTGGTGCGACACGGGGCGGATCCACGGGGGATCGCCACGCAGATCTACGAACGCCTGCCGGCTGCCGGGGTCCGACTGCTGGGGAAAGCGCTGGACAGCCTGGAGGTCACCGGGGATGGGCGAGTCGGTGTCCTTCTGGTGACGCGGAAGATGCTGGCGGAGACGGGTGCATCCACGCAGGATTCCGAGGGATTCGCGACCTTCGCCCGGTCCATTCGCGGGGTTCGCGTGGGGCTTTTCCTTCGGGAGACCGTGGAGGGCGATGTCAAGGTGAGCTTCCGATCCAATGAAGGAGTGCAGATCGATGGACTGGCAGGCCGGTTTGGAGGCGGGGGGCACGCCGCCGCCGCAGGAGCCCGGATTCCGGGGCCGATCGAGGAGGCGAAAGAAGTCCTCCTCCAGGCGATCAAGGCGCACCTCGACGGGGCGGACTCCTGA
- the rbfA gene encoding 30S ribosome-binding factor RbfA yields the protein MRSRSRTLRKMDGRLRETIAQILSVRVEDPRLRFVTVLSVEVSPEFDTARVFVSILGDETAREEAMQGLRGAAGFIQAELGRTVRIRRTPRLTFIYDDSIVRGMRMDGILESLVSDGPTPGDGEPEEEDRDDA from the coding sequence ATGCGATCCAGATCCCGAACGCTTCGTAAGATGGACGGTCGACTGCGTGAGACCATCGCGCAGATTCTCTCCGTTCGTGTGGAAGACCCGCGTCTTCGTTTCGTGACTGTGCTCTCAGTGGAAGTCTCGCCGGAGTTCGACACGGCGCGCGTCTTTGTGTCCATTCTGGGGGACGAAACGGCACGGGAAGAGGCGATGCAGGGCCTCCGGGGAGCGGCGGGTTTCATTCAGGCCGAACTCGGGAGGACGGTACGCATTCGCCGAACTCCGCGACTGACCTTTATCTACGACGACAGCATTGTGCGCGGCATGCGGATGGACGGTATTCTGGAGAGTCTCGTCAGCGACGGACCGACCCCAGGGGACGGGGAACCGGAAGAGGAAGACCGGGATGACGCGTAA
- the ribF gene encoding riboflavin biosynthesis protein RibF yields the protein MIRIAGSHDLKRVGSGPLAVALGVFDGVHRGHRAVLAALRDGAREARAASMVVTFDPHPLEVLRPDAAPMLLTTVEERLALLGECAVDAAFVYPFDPTVAGLSPGEFLARLVPPGAELRLLVAGHDFRMGKDRTGGTRELRAEGERRGFRVVEIPATMEGDRSISSSWVRALLTKGRVREATELLGHRYTLEGTVGRGRGMGRKLQFPTANVDTKDRRKLLPLHGVYAAFVSLKGEDPRNAVVNIGTRPTFGDSPEVVVEAHIPGFSRDLSGAWAGLALVERIRDERRFASPEALSAQISADVEVTKKVLEVARKQVFPPCVPGGALLDSRAVVDRKRKR from the coding sequence TTGATTCGCATCGCCGGCTCGCACGATCTGAAGCGGGTGGGGAGCGGACCGCTTGCGGTCGCGCTGGGAGTTTTCGACGGGGTGCATCGCGGGCACCGGGCCGTACTTGCCGCGCTCCGGGATGGCGCACGAGAGGCACGGGCGGCTTCTATGGTCGTGACCTTCGACCCGCATCCGCTGGAGGTTCTTCGCCCGGATGCGGCACCCATGCTGCTCACCACGGTGGAAGAACGCCTGGCGCTCCTTGGGGAGTGCGCGGTCGATGCGGCCTTCGTGTATCCGTTTGACCCGACTGTCGCCGGGCTATCGCCGGGAGAGTTTCTTGCACGGCTGGTCCCGCCTGGAGCGGAGCTTCGGCTTCTGGTGGCCGGGCATGACTTCCGAATGGGGAAGGACCGTACCGGCGGCACGCGGGAACTTCGGGCGGAAGGGGAAAGGCGCGGGTTCCGGGTCGTGGAGATTCCGGCCACAATGGAAGGCGACCGCTCCATTTCGTCGTCGTGGGTGCGGGCGCTCCTTACCAAAGGGCGCGTTCGGGAAGCCACGGAACTTCTGGGGCACCGCTACACGCTGGAGGGAACGGTGGGGCGGGGCAGAGGAATGGGACGGAAGCTCCAGTTCCCCACGGCGAATGTCGATACGAAAGATCGAAGGAAGCTCCTCCCGCTTCACGGAGTCTATGCGGCTTTCGTGTCGCTGAAGGGGGAGGATCCGCGGAATGCGGTGGTGAACATCGGGACGCGCCCCACCTTCGGAGATTCGCCGGAAGTGGTGGTAGAGGCGCACATTCCGGGGTTCAGCCGAGACCTGTCGGGGGCTTGGGCGGGACTGGCGCTGGTGGAGAGGATTCGGGACGAGAGGAGATTCGCCTCCCCGGAGGCCCTCTCGGCGCAGATTTCGGCGGATGTGGAGGTCACAAAGAAGGTGTTGGAGGTGGCGAGAAAGCAGGTATTTCCCCCTTGTGTCCCCGGGGGGGCTCTGCTAGATTCTCGCGCTGTCGTCGATAGGAAGCGAAAGAGATGA
- a CDS encoding DUF4388 domain-containing protein gives MMSFRGPLHEVGLPEVLQLIASQHKTGWLKVISGGKCRFLFFRKGRITSTANPADRTDRFAEYLVHGRRLPVSLQERLLAETSRTGHDTATVLSRGGFLPRADVRTLFEGMIEEDVFELMAIQRGQYEFESDDSPDSPSAHLLAVEVGPMLMEAARKSDEIQEMRSALGSDQSIPVLIHAEAVDPQDEAAGMVLRLVDGRRSVGELVNECGMDRHSTMRILHAGVREGILSLLPSTPGSAPTPPGSGRASSTAATRLGLSAAFLLAVIFTVAQAPGRHEDPVLREYLTLRDTMKRASARHDRFVESGIPPALLAECEARSMPAASDSSSIVPPPTSASILPAVPSPPAGSAGVH, from the coding sequence ATGATGTCGTTCCGCGGACCGCTTCACGAGGTCGGTCTTCCCGAGGTGCTCCAGTTGATCGCCTCCCAGCACAAGACCGGCTGGCTCAAGGTGATCTCCGGCGGGAAATGCCGCTTCCTCTTCTTCCGCAAGGGGCGCATCACTTCCACCGCGAATCCCGCCGACCGCACCGACCGCTTCGCCGAATACCTCGTGCACGGGCGTCGCCTTCCGGTCTCGCTGCAAGAGCGTCTCCTCGCAGAGACCTCGCGCACCGGCCACGACACCGCGACCGTACTCTCCCGGGGCGGCTTCCTCCCCCGCGCCGACGTGCGCACGCTCTTTGAGGGAATGATCGAAGAGGATGTCTTTGAACTCATGGCGATCCAGCGCGGACAGTACGAGTTCGAGTCCGACGACTCCCCGGACTCCCCGTCCGCGCACCTTCTCGCGGTCGAGGTGGGACCGATGCTCATGGAAGCCGCGCGCAAGTCGGACGAGATCCAGGAGATGCGATCGGCCCTCGGTTCGGACCAGTCCATTCCCGTGCTGATACACGCGGAAGCGGTGGATCCACAAGATGAGGCCGCGGGCATGGTGCTTCGCCTGGTCGACGGCCGACGCAGTGTCGGTGAGCTGGTGAACGAGTGCGGCATGGACCGTCACTCCACGATGAGAATCCTCCATGCGGGAGTGCGCGAAGGAATCCTGTCGCTCTTGCCCTCCACTCCCGGATCCGCGCCGACGCCGCCCGGTTCCGGCCGCGCTTCCTCCACGGCCGCAACCCGACTCGGGCTGTCCGCCGCCTTTCTGCTCGCGGTGATCTTCACCGTTGCGCAAGCTCCGGGGCGACACGAAGACCCCGTATTGCGCGAGTACCTGACGCTTCGCGACACCATGAAGCGCGCCTCCGCTCGTCATGACCGCTTTGTCGAGAGCGGCATCCCGCCTGCCCTCCTCGCCGAGTGCGAAGCCCGTTCCATGCCTGCGGCCAGCGACTCTTCCTCCATCGTCCCCCCGCCCACCTCCGCGTCGATTCTCCCGGCGGTTCCCTCTCCCCCCGCCGGGTCTGCCGGAGTACACTGA
- the truB gene encoding tRNA pseudouridine(55) synthase TruB has protein sequence MAFDKPSGWTSHDVVGKVRGILGGVRVGHAGTLDPDATGVLLLCVGSATKVSAFLMESHKEYLGRGHLGIVTDTQDAAGQLVSQAVVECSAEEVRAKAAAFVGVIQQIPPMYSAVKVDGKKLYELARKGVTVERKPREVTVEEFEILSAAPPVFDFRLRCSKGTYARTLVHDLGEALGCGGHLAQLRRSRQAGYAEADLLPGEVLKSPDAGERILQRIRPAGEAFAYLPQLEMPRGSLLRVGSGFAVASGPSGLVRLVAADGSPRGLGRVGKAGGEVVFVFGAVTHTAPREAKS, from the coding sequence GTGGCATTCGACAAGCCGTCGGGTTGGACCTCGCACGATGTAGTGGGAAAAGTGCGCGGGATTCTCGGCGGTGTGCGCGTCGGGCATGCGGGCACGCTGGATCCGGACGCGACCGGCGTCCTCCTCCTTTGCGTGGGGAGTGCCACGAAGGTCTCCGCATTCCTCATGGAGTCGCACAAGGAGTATCTCGGTCGGGGGCACCTGGGAATCGTAACGGACACTCAGGATGCGGCGGGTCAGCTCGTGAGTCAGGCCGTCGTAGAGTGCAGCGCTGAAGAAGTCCGCGCGAAAGCGGCGGCCTTCGTGGGGGTCATCCAGCAGATCCCGCCCATGTATTCGGCAGTCAAAGTAGATGGAAAGAAGCTCTACGAGCTTGCGCGAAAAGGGGTCACCGTGGAGCGCAAGCCGCGCGAAGTCACGGTGGAGGAGTTTGAGATCCTCTCGGCGGCGCCTCCGGTGTTCGACTTTCGCCTGCGCTGCTCGAAGGGGACCTATGCCCGCACGCTGGTTCACGACCTGGGAGAGGCGCTGGGCTGCGGGGGGCACCTTGCGCAGCTTCGTCGGTCACGCCAGGCGGGCTACGCCGAGGCGGACCTGCTGCCCGGCGAGGTGTTGAAGTCCCCGGACGCCGGGGAGAGGATCCTCCAGAGGATTCGCCCCGCCGGAGAGGCTTTCGCGTATCTGCCGCAGCTGGAGATGCCGCGCGGTTCCCTCTTGCGTGTGGGGTCCGGCTTCGCCGTAGCCTCGGGGCCTTCCGGACTGGTGCGTCTGGTGGCAGCGGACGGTTCGCCGCGCGGGCTGGGTCGCGTGGGCAAGGCGGGCGGGGAGGTGGTCTTCGTCTTTGGGGCGGTCACGCACACGGCACCCCGGGAGGCGAAGAGTTGA
- a CDS encoding aminotransferase class I/II-fold pyridoxal phosphate-dependent enzyme, with amino-acid sequence MNEMKAKAVARGVDVIDLGVGNPDLRPDDTITRALHDALDDPAHQNHRYPPFDGISEFREAIASWYDRRFSVTLDPDTEVLPVIGTKEGIGHLYLALLNPGDTLLVPTPCYPAYLGAAGIAQAEVQEMPLLEENGFLIDVNRIPDDVANRAKMMLVNYPGNPTGAVCDLDHYREILTFAERHDIVIVSDIAYADLTLDEDAPAPSFLEIPEARSRTVEFYSFSKTFSMAGWRVGFLAGNAEIRSLLLKVKSNLDFGVFMAVQRAAAQVLLGSRRPIDDLRGTYRARRDLFVAGLAEAGWEVTVPPATLYLWTRIPRGFTDSVSFVTSLFDQTGVLISPGAGFGDAGEGFCRISLIIDEERVQEAVHRIRESGILNT; translated from the coding sequence ATGAACGAGATGAAGGCAAAGGCCGTTGCGCGCGGAGTCGATGTCATCGATCTCGGCGTCGGAAATCCGGATCTTCGCCCGGACGACACCATCACGCGCGCCCTTCACGACGCGCTGGATGACCCCGCGCACCAGAACCACCGCTACCCGCCCTTCGATGGAATCAGCGAGTTCCGGGAAGCCATCGCCAGTTGGTACGATCGTCGATTCTCCGTCACGCTGGATCCGGACACCGAAGTTCTCCCCGTCATCGGAACCAAGGAAGGCATCGGGCACCTGTATCTGGCGCTCCTGAACCCCGGCGACACCCTCCTGGTGCCCACCCCCTGCTACCCGGCCTATCTCGGTGCTGCCGGCATTGCGCAGGCCGAAGTGCAGGAGATGCCGCTGCTGGAGGAGAACGGCTTCCTGATCGATGTGAACCGGATCCCCGATGATGTCGCCAATCGCGCGAAGATGATGCTCGTGAACTACCCGGGCAACCCCACCGGGGCGGTCTGTGATCTGGACCACTACCGCGAAATCCTGACCTTCGCGGAGAGGCACGACATCGTCATCGTGTCCGACATTGCCTACGCGGACCTCACTCTGGACGAGGACGCTCCGGCACCCAGCTTTCTGGAGATTCCTGAAGCCCGAAGCCGCACCGTGGAGTTCTACTCTTTCTCGAAGACCTTCAGTATGGCCGGATGGAGAGTCGGTTTCCTTGCCGGGAATGCGGAGATCCGAAGCCTCCTGCTGAAGGTGAAGAGCAATCTCGACTTCGGCGTCTTCATGGCCGTACAGCGGGCCGCCGCCCAGGTTCTTCTCGGCTCACGCCGCCCCATCGACGACCTGCGCGGGACCTATCGGGCACGCCGCGATCTCTTCGTGGCGGGACTGGCGGAAGCGGGCTGGGAAGTCACCGTGCCTCCTGCCACGCTCTACCTCTGGACCCGGATCCCGAGAGGATTCACCGACTCCGTGAGCTTCGTAACGAGCCTCTTTGACCAGACCGGCGTCCTCATCAGCCCCGGTGCAGGGTTCGGGGATGCCGGGGAAGGGTTCTGTCGCATCTCGCTCATTATCGACGAAGAGCGCGTGCAGGAAGCCGTCCACAGAATCCGCGAGAGCGGCATCCTGAACACCTGA